The following coding sequences are from one Venturia canescens isolate UGA chromosome 5, ASM1945775v1, whole genome shotgun sequence window:
- the LOC122411408 gene encoding uncharacterized protein, producing MSNKKRAVVEELHKPARRNYPRQRVDIRGLDETWQADLVDMTAYAQYNSNTTKMKPKDVNIANEERLLHSVYNRIEVVKKRAKFKIGDKVRINYQDEVIAGGFYEHELLKVKYPDIYLIEKVVKRRGNKIFVKWLGFDDSQNSWIDAGAIK from the exons ATGAGTAATAAGAAGCGTGCCGTGGTGGAGGagctgcataagccagctcgacGAAATTATCCACGTCAACGAGTGGATATAcgcggcctggatgagacttggcaagctgatcttgtggATATGACCGCATACGCACAATacaactccaa TACGACAAAAATGAAGCCGAAAGATGTTAACATCGCGAATGAAGAACGACTTTTACATAGCGTTTATAACCGAATAGaggtggtgaaaaaacgagcaaaatttaaaataggTGATAAAGTGCGTATAA ATTACCAAGACGAGGTCATTGCCGGTGGTTTTTACGAGCATGAACTTTTAAAGGTGAAATATCCTGATATTTATCTCATAGAAAAAGTAGTTAAGAGGCGTGGCAATAAGATATTTGTAAAATGGCTCGGTTTCGACGATAGCCAGAATTCATGGATTGATGctggtgcaataaaatga
- the LOC122411409 gene encoding putative uncharacterized protein DDB_G0272516 has translation MADNKEQIDSATGDSGFQNPEHEIQSNDFTTTLPPPGAGDIFNESRANFGDEFGNKRNENKEVRLEEFGTPKSEKGKLEFGEINNQLLVSLIESMQEMKSQMQSMANEVAKNNQATIELRAEFSEKLTVMQAKIASDVHSIYDPIKRHVTGLTRIVQENEAKSAVIEVNVAQIQLDVSAIKKRVENLESTDKLQSPNTESTRIHPRLTDIPEENEDEESDDDEEQQQQRQTFRNEITSTNKIKIKPPTFDGSSNKRPIKFIKEFRHYCEVTNPTFTEMKYLLSQSLEKAAKEWWELVEDQVNSFEDIEKRFTNRFWSHDVQRRVRKDLEFGKYPEKPGKLTKVEYATRTFGAARDLIPPPSDPDIVASLSQHFTEEIRATIISRGFETLEQLIEFLEKLDQSGPVNTGTEEGKPQNQKPNNDRNEQRPFKMPPQNNWNSNGYQNNNRGNQNWQNNRQNWNQNNGGFQNNRGYQNTNGYNQQNRNFNYQQNYGNQRPNNGNFNRNQQNGGQNGNNRPNYSREQNQNQNRGPPQNNGGYRPPANNNAQQPPIQTIEAQIEPQPSTSKAGNA, from the coding sequence ATGGCTGATAATAAAGAACAAATTGATAGCGCCACTGGCGATTCGGGATTTCAAAATCCAGAGCATGAAATTCAATCAAACGATTTCACGACCACGTTGCCTCCACCCGGTGCGGGGgacattttcaatgaatctaGAGCCAATTTTGGGGAcgaatttggaaataaaaggaatgaaaataaGGAGGTGAGGTTAGAGGAATTCGGTACGCCCAAATCGGAAAAGGGAAAATTAGAATTTGgagaaataaataatcaattgCTTGTCAGTTTAATCGAATCAATGCAGGAGATGAAATCTCAAATGCAGAGTATGGCGAATGAAGTCGCGAAAAATAATCAGGCGACAATTGAATTGAGAGCcgaattttctgaaaaattgacCGTCATGCAGGCTAAAATAGCTTCGGACGTTCATAGCATATACGATCCAATCAAACGTCATGTTACGGGGCTTACTAGAATTGTGCAAGAAAACGAGGCCAAAAGCGCCGTAATCGAAGTAAACGTAGCCCAAATTCAACTCGACGTGAGTGCAATCAAAAAAAGGGTAGAAAATTTGGAGTCAACGGACAAATTACAAAGTCCAAATACAGAGAGCACCCGGATTCATCCACGATTGACGGACATCCCGGAAGAAAACGAAGATGAAGAATCGGATGACGATGAGGAGCAACAACAACAGAGGCAAACGTTCCGGAACGAGATCACATCGaccaacaaaattaaaatcaagCCTCCAACATTCGATGGATCGAGCAATAAACGACCAATTAAGTTCATAAAAGAATTTCGGCATTATTGCGAGGTGACGAACCCAACGTTCACCGAAATGAAGTACTTGCTCAGCCAATCACTTGAGAAAGCCGCCAAGGAATGGTGGGAACTGGTCGAGGACCAGGTTAATAGTTTTgaagacatcgaaaaacgatTTACAAATCGATTTTGGAGTCACGACGTGCAACGAAGAGTGCGTAAAGACCTGGAATTCGGGAAATATCCTGAAAAGCCAGGCAAATTAACAAAAGTGGAATATGCAACTCGGACGTTCGGAGCGGCCCGTGATTTGATTCCACCACCGAGCGATCCGGATATTGTTGCATCGCTTTCTCAGCACTTCACCGAGGAGATTAGAGCCACGATCATAAGTCGTGGGTTCGAAACCCTCGAACAATTGATCGAATTCTTGGAGAAACTGGATCAAAGTGGGCCTGTCAACACGGGAACTGAGGAAGGAAAGCCTCAAAATCAAAAACCGAATAACGACAGAAATGAGCAACGGCCATTCAAAATGCCTCCGCAAAACAACTGGAACAGCAATGGTTACCAGAACAATAATCGCGGAAATCAAAACTGGCAAAATAATCGCCAGAATTGGAATCAGAACAATGGAGGATTCCAAAATAACCGAGGTTACCAAAACACTAACGGTTATAATCAACAAAACCGCAACTTCAATTATCAACAGAATTACGGTAATCAACGGCCGAATAATGGAAATTTCAATCGGAATCAACAAAATGGAGGGCAAAACGGAAATAATCGCCCAAATTACAGCCGTGAgcaaaaccaaaaccaaaatagAGGACCACCTCAAAACAACGGGGGATATCGGCCACCTGCGAATAATAATGCGCAGCAACCACCGATTCAAACAATAGAGGCGCAAATAGAACCTCAACCCTCTACCTCGAAAGCGGGAAACGCGTAG